The following are from one region of the Betta splendens chromosome 15, fBetSpl5.4, whole genome shotgun sequence genome:
- the slka gene encoding STE20-like serine/threonine-protein kinase isoform X3, producing MSFFNFRKIFKLGPDKKKKQYEHVHRDVNPEEIWEIIGELGDGAFGKVYKAQNKQNGTLAAAKVIDTKTEDELEDYMVEIDILASCNHHHIVKLLDAFYFEGKLWILIEFCAGGAVDAIMLELERPLTEPQIRAVCKQTLEALSYLHENKIIHRDLKAGNILLSLEGDVKLADFGVSAKNTKTLQRRDSFIGTPYWMAPEVVMCETSKDRPYDAKADIWSLGVTLIEMAQIEPPNHEMNPMRVLLKIAKSEPPTLMHPSRWSPEFSDFLRRALDKNVDNRWSTAQLLQHPFVTSVTDSKPLRELIAEAKAEVTEELEDSKEEEEEDEPDTPVAVPGHKRAPSDASVASSEDDKVPPTPSTLESVTEKTEAEPVEDRTSDKLSDEGLGTSEVDRTEEEKLNEISDASNEDLASGPVEPAKDFSQDQAESKEDAKAEEIPAQPVTLQSEDVTDIAGDIVTDGGGTEEKLSEKADEEQNEIAESEMESKEEKAEDEKVAGTEELQPEDNLEKTESTGDVMQVTEKNTDAKGEIPQHKVTVDRIEDASNGSDVNIEKENIESNSIDSQPLVDKSSDEVLLEKEIVEIDAQEKPEADAYEEAELPEQDVENRKDHKEEEQTTTESINGVSNKSNDIIEVSEEVVPSEDVPVKEAEEKATTADESTSQDAVSVPESEVDSETKTEQGSPAAMKPDVESDSGSSSAADTNSVDLNLSISSFLSKSKEGGSLSMQEAKRQKKTLKKTRKFMVDGVEVSVTTSKIVTDNDTKSDEMRFLRRQELRELRLLQKEEQRAQQQLSNKLQQQREQIFRRFEQETTAKKRQYDQEVENLEKKQKQTIERLEQDHTSRLRDEAKRIKGEQDKELSKFQNMMKNRKKEEQEFLQKQQQDLDGALKKIIQQHKVEIATIERDCLNHKQQLMRAREAAMWELEERQLQEKHQQLKQQLKDQYFLQRHQLLKRHEKEMEQMQRYNQRLVEEMKNKQTQERVRLPKIQRSDAKTRMAMYKKSLRITATAAVTPEQERERIKQFASQEDKRQKNERLHQHQKHENQMRDLQLQCDSNIRELQQLQNEKCHLLIEHETQKLKELDEEHSQEIKEWRDKLRPRKKALEEEFTRKLQEQEVFFKMSGESECLNPTTQSRVSKFYPIPNLNSSGL from the exons ATGTCTTTCTTCAATTTTCGGAAGATTTTCAAGTTGGGGCcggacaagaagaagaagcagtacGAGCACGTGCACAGAGACGTGAACCCGGAGGAGATCTGGGAGATCATCGGGGAGCTGGGAGATGGGGCGTTTGGGAAAGTGTATAAG gCTCAGAACAAGCAGAATGGGACCCTTGCGGCTGCCAAGGTTATTGACACGAAAACAGAGGATGAGTTGGAGGACTACATGGTAGAGATTGACATTCTGGCCTCCTGCAACCACCATCACATCGTCAAACTGCTGGACGCCTTCTATTTCGAAGGCAAACTCTGG ATTCTTATCGAGTTCTGTGCAGGTGGGGCGGTGGATGCCATCATGTTGG AACTGGAGAGGCCTCTGACAGAGCCTCAGATCCGTGCGGTGTGTAAGCAGACCTTGGAGGCCTTGTCTTACCTCCATGAGAACAAGATAATCCACAGAGACTTGAAAGCTGGAAACATTCTCCTCTCCTTGGAAGGAGATGTGAAACTGG ctgACTTTGGGGTGTCTGCCAAAAATACCAAGACTTTACAGAGAAGAGATTCTTTCATCGGCACTCCATATTG GATGGCCCCAGAGGTGGTCATGTGTGAGACATCCAAGGACCGCCCGTACGACGCCAAGGCCGACATCTGGTCCCTTGGGGTCACCCTGATAGAGATGGCACAGATTGAGCCCCCCAACCACGAGATGAATCCCATGAGAGTGCTGCTGAAAATAGCCAAGTCCGAGCCGCCCACACTCATGCATCCCTCTCGCTG GTCCCCGGAATTCAGTGACTTTTTACGGAGAGCACTAGATAAGAATGTGGACAATAGGTGGAGCACAGCTCAGCTTCTACAG CATCCTTTTGTCACGAGTGTCACTGATAGCAAACCCCTTCGAGAGCTTATAGCTGAGGCCAAGGCTGAagtcacagaggagctggaggacagcaaagaggaggaagaggaggatgagcctGATACACCTGTG GCTGTTCCTGGTCATAAGCGAGCGCCATCTGATGCCAGTGTGGCCAGCTCAGAGGACGACAAAGTCCCGCCAACTCCGTCCACGTTGGAATCTGTTACAGAAAAGACAGAAGCTGAACCTGTTGAAGACCGGACTAGTGATAAGCTCTCAGATGAGGGACTTGGAACAAGTGAAGTGGACAGgactgaggaggagaaactCAATGAGATTTCTGATGCAAGTAATGAGGATCTAGCCTCTGGGCCTGTAGAACCAGCCAAGGATTTCTCACAAGATCAAGCGGAATCTAAAGAAGACGCCAAAGCTGAAGAGATTCCTGCACAACCAGTAACGCTCCAGTCAGAAGATGTTACAGATATAGCAGGGGATATTGTCACAGATGGCGGAGGAACAGAAGAGAAGCTAAGCGAGAAAGCAGATgaagaacaaaatgaaataGCAGAATCTGAAATGGAATCTAAGGAGGAAAAGGCAGAAGACGAAAAAGTAGCAGGTACAGAAGAATTGCAACCTGAAGATAATCTAGAAAAAACAGAATCTACAGGAGACGTGATGCAGGTAACAGAGAAAAATACAGACGCTAAAGGGGAGATCCCTCAGCACAAAGTCACAGTAGACAGGATAGAAGATGCATCTAATGGCTCTGATGTGAATATAGAGAAGGAGAATATAGAATCTAATTCAATAGACTCCCAGCCACTTGTAGATAAGTCCTCCGATGAGGTTTTATTAGAGAAGGAGATCGTAGAAATTGACGCACAGGAGAAGCCTGAGGCTGATGCTTATGAAGAAGCAGAGCTGCCTGAACAAGATGTTGAGAACAGAAAAGAtcacaaagaggaggaacagaccACGACCGAATCAATAAATGGAGTCAGTAATAAAAGCAATGACATCATTGAAGTTTCAGAAGAGGTGGTCCCATCAGAGGATGTCCCTGTGAAGGAAGCTGAGGAGAAAGCTACTACTGCAGATGAGAGCACTTCCCAGGATGCTGTGTCCGTCCCAGAGAGTGAAGTTGATTCAGAAACCAAGACGGAGCAAGGGAGTCCTGCAGCGATGAAGCCTGATGTGGAGTCTGACTCTGGAAGCAGTTCTGCTGCTGATACAAACAGTGTTGACCTCAATCTGTCCATCTCAAGCTTCCTGTCCAAGAGCAAAGAAGGGGGCTCCCTGTCCATGCAG GAGGCAAAACGGCAGAAGAAAACTCTGAAGAAGACGCGGAAGTTCATGGTGGATGGTGTGGAGGTCAGCGTGACGACGTCGAAAATCGTCACAGACAACGACACCAAGAGCGATGAGATGAGGTTCCTGAG GCGGCAGGAGTTGAGAGAGCTGCGCCTCCTGCAGAAAGAGGAGCaaagagctcagcagcagctcagcaacaagctgcagcagcagagagagcagaTCTTCAGGCGCTTTGAACAGGAAACTACA GCTAAGAAGCGCCAGTACGACCAAGAGGTGGAGAATCttgagaagaagcagaagcagaccATCGAGCGGCTGGAGCAGGATCACACCAGTCGACTCAGAGACGAGGCCAAGCGCATCAAAGGGGAGCAGGACAAGGAGCTCTCCAAGTTCCAGAACATGATGAAGAACCGGAAGAAGGAG GAGCAGGAGTTtctacagaagcagcagcaggacctggaTGGAGCGCTCAAGAAAATCATCCAGCAGCATAAAGTGGAGATCGCCACTATCGAGAGGGATTGCCTCaaccacaagcagcagctgatgcgaG CTCGAGAAGCAGCCATGTGGGAGTTGGAGGAGCGCCAACTGCAGGAGAagcaccagcagctgaagcagcagcttaaAGACCAGTACTTCCTGCAGAGGCACCAGCTGCTGAAGAGGCACGAGAAG GAGATGGAGCAGATGCAGCGCTACAACCagcggctggtggaggagatgaagaacaaacagactcagGAGAGGGTTCGTCTGCCCAAGATCCAGCGCAGCGATGCCAAGACCCGCATGGCCATGTACAAGAAGAGCCTCCGCATCACTGCCACCGCAGCTGTGACCccagagcaggagagggagcgcaTTAAACAG TTTGCTTCACAGGAGGACAAGAGGCAGAAGAACGAGAGGCTCCATCAACACCAGAAACACGAGAACCAGATGAGGGATCTGCAGTTGCAGTGTGACTCAAACATCAGGGAGCTCCAGCAGCTACAG
- the slka gene encoding STE20-like serine/threonine-protein kinase isoform X1 — MSFFNFRKIFKLGPDKKKKQYEHVHRDVNPEEIWEIIGELGDGAFGKVYKAQNKQNGTLAAAKVIDTKTEDELEDYMVEIDILASCNHHHIVKLLDAFYFEGKLWILIEFCAGGAVDAIMLELERPLTEPQIRAVCKQTLEALSYLHENKIIHRDLKAGNILLSLEGDVKLADFGVSAKNTKTLQRRDSFIGTPYWMAPEVVMCETSKDRPYDAKADIWSLGVTLIEMAQIEPPNHEMNPMRVLLKIAKSEPPTLMHPSRWSPEFSDFLRRALDKNVDNRWSTAQLLQHPFVTSVTDSKPLRELIAEAKAEVTEELEDSKEEEEEDEPDTPVAVPGHKRAPSDASVASSEDDKVPPTPSTLESVTEKTEAEPVEDRTSDKLSDEGLGTSEVDRTEEEKLNEISDASNEDLASGPVEPAKDFSQDQAESKEDAKAEEIPAQPVTLQSEDVTDIAGDIVTDGGGTEEKLSEKADEEQNEIAESEMESKEEKAEDEKVAGTEELQPEDNLEKTESTGDVMQVTEKNTDAKGEIPQHKVTVDRIEDASNGSDVNIEKENIESNSIDSQPLVDKSSDEVLLEKEIVEIDAQEKPEADAYEEAELPEQDVENRKDHKEEEQTTTESINGVSNKSNDIIEVSEEVVPSEDVPVKEAEEKATTADESTSQDAVSVPESEVDSETKTEQGSPAAMKPDVESDSGSSSAADTNSVDLNLSISSFLSKSKEGGSLSMQEAKRQKKTLKKTRKFMVDGVEVSVTTSKIVTDNDTKSDEMRFLRRQELRELRLLQKEEQRAQQQLSNKLQQQREQIFRRFEQETTAKKRQYDQEVENLEKKQKQTIERLEQDHTSRLRDEAKRIKGEQDKELSKFQNMMKNRKKEIKQEVGQSPKHVRKELMKRLTEDLTLVLTAEEQEFLQKQQQDLDGALKKIIQQHKVEIATIERDCLNHKQQLMRAREAAMWELEERQLQEKHQQLKQQLKDQYFLQRHQLLKRHEKEMEQMQRYNQRLVEEMKNKQTQERVRLPKIQRSDAKTRMAMYKKSLRITATAAVTPEQERERIKQFASQEDKRQKNERLHQHQKHENQMRDLQLQCDSNIRELQQLQNEKCHLLIEHETQKLKELDEEHSQEIKEWRDKLRPRKKALEEEFTRKLQEQEVFFKMSGESECLNPTTQSRVSKFYPIPNLNSSGL; from the exons ATGTCTTTCTTCAATTTTCGGAAGATTTTCAAGTTGGGGCcggacaagaagaagaagcagtacGAGCACGTGCACAGAGACGTGAACCCGGAGGAGATCTGGGAGATCATCGGGGAGCTGGGAGATGGGGCGTTTGGGAAAGTGTATAAG gCTCAGAACAAGCAGAATGGGACCCTTGCGGCTGCCAAGGTTATTGACACGAAAACAGAGGATGAGTTGGAGGACTACATGGTAGAGATTGACATTCTGGCCTCCTGCAACCACCATCACATCGTCAAACTGCTGGACGCCTTCTATTTCGAAGGCAAACTCTGG ATTCTTATCGAGTTCTGTGCAGGTGGGGCGGTGGATGCCATCATGTTGG AACTGGAGAGGCCTCTGACAGAGCCTCAGATCCGTGCGGTGTGTAAGCAGACCTTGGAGGCCTTGTCTTACCTCCATGAGAACAAGATAATCCACAGAGACTTGAAAGCTGGAAACATTCTCCTCTCCTTGGAAGGAGATGTGAAACTGG ctgACTTTGGGGTGTCTGCCAAAAATACCAAGACTTTACAGAGAAGAGATTCTTTCATCGGCACTCCATATTG GATGGCCCCAGAGGTGGTCATGTGTGAGACATCCAAGGACCGCCCGTACGACGCCAAGGCCGACATCTGGTCCCTTGGGGTCACCCTGATAGAGATGGCACAGATTGAGCCCCCCAACCACGAGATGAATCCCATGAGAGTGCTGCTGAAAATAGCCAAGTCCGAGCCGCCCACACTCATGCATCCCTCTCGCTG GTCCCCGGAATTCAGTGACTTTTTACGGAGAGCACTAGATAAGAATGTGGACAATAGGTGGAGCACAGCTCAGCTTCTACAG CATCCTTTTGTCACGAGTGTCACTGATAGCAAACCCCTTCGAGAGCTTATAGCTGAGGCCAAGGCTGAagtcacagaggagctggaggacagcaaagaggaggaagaggaggatgagcctGATACACCTGTG GCTGTTCCTGGTCATAAGCGAGCGCCATCTGATGCCAGTGTGGCCAGCTCAGAGGACGACAAAGTCCCGCCAACTCCGTCCACGTTGGAATCTGTTACAGAAAAGACAGAAGCTGAACCTGTTGAAGACCGGACTAGTGATAAGCTCTCAGATGAGGGACTTGGAACAAGTGAAGTGGACAGgactgaggaggagaaactCAATGAGATTTCTGATGCAAGTAATGAGGATCTAGCCTCTGGGCCTGTAGAACCAGCCAAGGATTTCTCACAAGATCAAGCGGAATCTAAAGAAGACGCCAAAGCTGAAGAGATTCCTGCACAACCAGTAACGCTCCAGTCAGAAGATGTTACAGATATAGCAGGGGATATTGTCACAGATGGCGGAGGAACAGAAGAGAAGCTAAGCGAGAAAGCAGATgaagaacaaaatgaaataGCAGAATCTGAAATGGAATCTAAGGAGGAAAAGGCAGAAGACGAAAAAGTAGCAGGTACAGAAGAATTGCAACCTGAAGATAATCTAGAAAAAACAGAATCTACAGGAGACGTGATGCAGGTAACAGAGAAAAATACAGACGCTAAAGGGGAGATCCCTCAGCACAAAGTCACAGTAGACAGGATAGAAGATGCATCTAATGGCTCTGATGTGAATATAGAGAAGGAGAATATAGAATCTAATTCAATAGACTCCCAGCCACTTGTAGATAAGTCCTCCGATGAGGTTTTATTAGAGAAGGAGATCGTAGAAATTGACGCACAGGAGAAGCCTGAGGCTGATGCTTATGAAGAAGCAGAGCTGCCTGAACAAGATGTTGAGAACAGAAAAGAtcacaaagaggaggaacagaccACGACCGAATCAATAAATGGAGTCAGTAATAAAAGCAATGACATCATTGAAGTTTCAGAAGAGGTGGTCCCATCAGAGGATGTCCCTGTGAAGGAAGCTGAGGAGAAAGCTACTACTGCAGATGAGAGCACTTCCCAGGATGCTGTGTCCGTCCCAGAGAGTGAAGTTGATTCAGAAACCAAGACGGAGCAAGGGAGTCCTGCAGCGATGAAGCCTGATGTGGAGTCTGACTCTGGAAGCAGTTCTGCTGCTGATACAAACAGTGTTGACCTCAATCTGTCCATCTCAAGCTTCCTGTCCAAGAGCAAAGAAGGGGGCTCCCTGTCCATGCAG GAGGCAAAACGGCAGAAGAAAACTCTGAAGAAGACGCGGAAGTTCATGGTGGATGGTGTGGAGGTCAGCGTGACGACGTCGAAAATCGTCACAGACAACGACACCAAGAGCGATGAGATGAGGTTCCTGAG GCGGCAGGAGTTGAGAGAGCTGCGCCTCCTGCAGAAAGAGGAGCaaagagctcagcagcagctcagcaacaagctgcagcagcagagagagcagaTCTTCAGGCGCTTTGAACAGGAAACTACA GCTAAGAAGCGCCAGTACGACCAAGAGGTGGAGAATCttgagaagaagcagaagcagaccATCGAGCGGCTGGAGCAGGATCACACCAGTCGACTCAGAGACGAGGCCAAGCGCATCAAAGGGGAGCAGGACAAGGAGCTCTCCAAGTTCCAGAACATGATGAAGAACCGGAAGAAGGAG ATCAAACAGGAAGTTGGCCAGTCACCCAAACATGTGAGAAAAGAGCTCATGAAACGCTTAACGGAGGACCTAACGCTGGTTCTGACGGCAGAG GAGCAGGAGTTtctacagaagcagcagcaggacctggaTGGAGCGCTCAAGAAAATCATCCAGCAGCATAAAGTGGAGATCGCCACTATCGAGAGGGATTGCCTCaaccacaagcagcagctgatgcgaG CTCGAGAAGCAGCCATGTGGGAGTTGGAGGAGCGCCAACTGCAGGAGAagcaccagcagctgaagcagcagcttaaAGACCAGTACTTCCTGCAGAGGCACCAGCTGCTGAAGAGGCACGAGAAG GAGATGGAGCAGATGCAGCGCTACAACCagcggctggtggaggagatgaagaacaaacagactcagGAGAGGGTTCGTCTGCCCAAGATCCAGCGCAGCGATGCCAAGACCCGCATGGCCATGTACAAGAAGAGCCTCCGCATCACTGCCACCGCAGCTGTGACCccagagcaggagagggagcgcaTTAAACAG TTTGCTTCACAGGAGGACAAGAGGCAGAAGAACGAGAGGCTCCATCAACACCAGAAACACGAGAACCAGATGAGGGATCTGCAGTTGCAGTGTGACTCAAACATCAGGGAGCTCCAGCAGCTACAG
- the slka gene encoding STE20-like serine/threonine-protein kinase isoform X2 — MSFFNFRKIFKLGPDKKKKQYEHVHRDVNPEEIWEIIGELGDGAFGKVYKAQNKQNGTLAAAKVIDTKTEDELEDYMVEIDILASCNHHHIVKLLDAFYFEGKLWILIEFCAGGAVDAIMLELERPLTEPQIRAVCKQTLEALSYLHENKIIHRDLKAGNILLSLEGDVKLADFGVSAKNTKTLQRRDSFIGTPYWMAPEVVMCETSKDRPYDAKADIWSLGVTLIEMAQIEPPNHEMNPMRVLLKIAKSEPPTLMHPSRWSPEFSDFLRRALDKNVDNRWSTAQLLQHPFVTSVTDSKPLRELIAEAKAEVTEELEDSKEEEEEDEPDTPVAVPGHKRAPSDASVASSEDDKVPPTPSTLESVTEKTEAEPVEDRTSDKLSDEGLGTSEVDRTEEEKLNEISDASNEDLASGPVEPAKDFSQDQAESKEDAKAEEIPAQPVTLQSEDVTDIAGDIVTDGGGTEEKLSEKADEEQNEIAESEMESKEEKAEDEKVAGTEELQPEDNLEKTESTGDVMQVTEKNTDAKGEIPQHKVTVDRIEDASNGSDVNIEKENIESNSIDSQPLVDKSSDEVLLEKEIVEIDAQEKPEADAYEEAELPEQDVENRKDHKEEEQTTTESINGVSNKSNDIIEVSEEVVPSEDVPVKEAEEKATTADESTSQDAVSVPESEVDSETKTEQGSPAAMKPDVESDSGSSSAADTNSVDLNLSISSFLSKSKEGGSLSMQEAKRQKKTLKKTRKFMVDGVEVSVTTSKIVTDNDTKSDEMRFLRRQELRELRLLQKEEQRAQQQLSNKLQQQREQIFRRFEQETTAKKRQYDQEVENLEKKQKQTIERLEQDHTSRLRDEAKRIKGEQDKELSKFQNMMKNRKKEAVAQVMIQSFQLSSCALFNAQMQDEQEFLQKQQQDLDGALKKIIQQHKVEIATIERDCLNHKQQLMRAREAAMWELEERQLQEKHQQLKQQLKDQYFLQRHQLLKRHEKEMEQMQRYNQRLVEEMKNKQTQERVRLPKIQRSDAKTRMAMYKKSLRITATAAVTPEQERERIKQFASQEDKRQKNERLHQHQKHENQMRDLQLQCDSNIRELQQLQNEKCHLLIEHETQKLKELDEEHSQEIKEWRDKLRPRKKALEEEFTRKLQEQEVFFKMSGESECLNPTTQSRVSKFYPIPNLNSSGL, encoded by the exons ATGTCTTTCTTCAATTTTCGGAAGATTTTCAAGTTGGGGCcggacaagaagaagaagcagtacGAGCACGTGCACAGAGACGTGAACCCGGAGGAGATCTGGGAGATCATCGGGGAGCTGGGAGATGGGGCGTTTGGGAAAGTGTATAAG gCTCAGAACAAGCAGAATGGGACCCTTGCGGCTGCCAAGGTTATTGACACGAAAACAGAGGATGAGTTGGAGGACTACATGGTAGAGATTGACATTCTGGCCTCCTGCAACCACCATCACATCGTCAAACTGCTGGACGCCTTCTATTTCGAAGGCAAACTCTGG ATTCTTATCGAGTTCTGTGCAGGTGGGGCGGTGGATGCCATCATGTTGG AACTGGAGAGGCCTCTGACAGAGCCTCAGATCCGTGCGGTGTGTAAGCAGACCTTGGAGGCCTTGTCTTACCTCCATGAGAACAAGATAATCCACAGAGACTTGAAAGCTGGAAACATTCTCCTCTCCTTGGAAGGAGATGTGAAACTGG ctgACTTTGGGGTGTCTGCCAAAAATACCAAGACTTTACAGAGAAGAGATTCTTTCATCGGCACTCCATATTG GATGGCCCCAGAGGTGGTCATGTGTGAGACATCCAAGGACCGCCCGTACGACGCCAAGGCCGACATCTGGTCCCTTGGGGTCACCCTGATAGAGATGGCACAGATTGAGCCCCCCAACCACGAGATGAATCCCATGAGAGTGCTGCTGAAAATAGCCAAGTCCGAGCCGCCCACACTCATGCATCCCTCTCGCTG GTCCCCGGAATTCAGTGACTTTTTACGGAGAGCACTAGATAAGAATGTGGACAATAGGTGGAGCACAGCTCAGCTTCTACAG CATCCTTTTGTCACGAGTGTCACTGATAGCAAACCCCTTCGAGAGCTTATAGCTGAGGCCAAGGCTGAagtcacagaggagctggaggacagcaaagaggaggaagaggaggatgagcctGATACACCTGTG GCTGTTCCTGGTCATAAGCGAGCGCCATCTGATGCCAGTGTGGCCAGCTCAGAGGACGACAAAGTCCCGCCAACTCCGTCCACGTTGGAATCTGTTACAGAAAAGACAGAAGCTGAACCTGTTGAAGACCGGACTAGTGATAAGCTCTCAGATGAGGGACTTGGAACAAGTGAAGTGGACAGgactgaggaggagaaactCAATGAGATTTCTGATGCAAGTAATGAGGATCTAGCCTCTGGGCCTGTAGAACCAGCCAAGGATTTCTCACAAGATCAAGCGGAATCTAAAGAAGACGCCAAAGCTGAAGAGATTCCTGCACAACCAGTAACGCTCCAGTCAGAAGATGTTACAGATATAGCAGGGGATATTGTCACAGATGGCGGAGGAACAGAAGAGAAGCTAAGCGAGAAAGCAGATgaagaacaaaatgaaataGCAGAATCTGAAATGGAATCTAAGGAGGAAAAGGCAGAAGACGAAAAAGTAGCAGGTACAGAAGAATTGCAACCTGAAGATAATCTAGAAAAAACAGAATCTACAGGAGACGTGATGCAGGTAACAGAGAAAAATACAGACGCTAAAGGGGAGATCCCTCAGCACAAAGTCACAGTAGACAGGATAGAAGATGCATCTAATGGCTCTGATGTGAATATAGAGAAGGAGAATATAGAATCTAATTCAATAGACTCCCAGCCACTTGTAGATAAGTCCTCCGATGAGGTTTTATTAGAGAAGGAGATCGTAGAAATTGACGCACAGGAGAAGCCTGAGGCTGATGCTTATGAAGAAGCAGAGCTGCCTGAACAAGATGTTGAGAACAGAAAAGAtcacaaagaggaggaacagaccACGACCGAATCAATAAATGGAGTCAGTAATAAAAGCAATGACATCATTGAAGTTTCAGAAGAGGTGGTCCCATCAGAGGATGTCCCTGTGAAGGAAGCTGAGGAGAAAGCTACTACTGCAGATGAGAGCACTTCCCAGGATGCTGTGTCCGTCCCAGAGAGTGAAGTTGATTCAGAAACCAAGACGGAGCAAGGGAGTCCTGCAGCGATGAAGCCTGATGTGGAGTCTGACTCTGGAAGCAGTTCTGCTGCTGATACAAACAGTGTTGACCTCAATCTGTCCATCTCAAGCTTCCTGTCCAAGAGCAAAGAAGGGGGCTCCCTGTCCATGCAG GAGGCAAAACGGCAGAAGAAAACTCTGAAGAAGACGCGGAAGTTCATGGTGGATGGTGTGGAGGTCAGCGTGACGACGTCGAAAATCGTCACAGACAACGACACCAAGAGCGATGAGATGAGGTTCCTGAG GCGGCAGGAGTTGAGAGAGCTGCGCCTCCTGCAGAAAGAGGAGCaaagagctcagcagcagctcagcaacaagctgcagcagcagagagagcagaTCTTCAGGCGCTTTGAACAGGAAACTACA GCTAAGAAGCGCCAGTACGACCAAGAGGTGGAGAATCttgagaagaagcagaagcagaccATCGAGCGGCTGGAGCAGGATCACACCAGTCGACTCAGAGACGAGGCCAAGCGCATCAAAGGGGAGCAGGACAAGGAGCTCTCCAAGTTCCAGAACATGATGAAGAACCGGAAGAAGGAG GCAGTGGCCCAGGTTATGATACAGTCTTTTCAGTTGTCCTCATGCGCTCTCTTCAACGCTCAGATGCAGGAt GAGCAGGAGTTtctacagaagcagcagcaggacctggaTGGAGCGCTCAAGAAAATCATCCAGCAGCATAAAGTGGAGATCGCCACTATCGAGAGGGATTGCCTCaaccacaagcagcagctgatgcgaG CTCGAGAAGCAGCCATGTGGGAGTTGGAGGAGCGCCAACTGCAGGAGAagcaccagcagctgaagcagcagcttaaAGACCAGTACTTCCTGCAGAGGCACCAGCTGCTGAAGAGGCACGAGAAG GAGATGGAGCAGATGCAGCGCTACAACCagcggctggtggaggagatgaagaacaaacagactcagGAGAGGGTTCGTCTGCCCAAGATCCAGCGCAGCGATGCCAAGACCCGCATGGCCATGTACAAGAAGAGCCTCCGCATCACTGCCACCGCAGCTGTGACCccagagcaggagagggagcgcaTTAAACAG TTTGCTTCACAGGAGGACAAGAGGCAGAAGAACGAGAGGCTCCATCAACACCAGAAACACGAGAACCAGATGAGGGATCTGCAGTTGCAGTGTGACTCAAACATCAGGGAGCTCCAGCAGCTACAG